One genomic segment of Pseudomonadota bacterium includes these proteins:
- the ettA gene encoding energy-dependent translational throttle protein EttA, with protein MAAYQYVYVMKGLTKTYPGGREVLKDIWLSFLPGAKIGVLGPNGAGKSTLMKVMAGIETEFNGEAWAAEGVKVGYLPQEPELDDSKDVMGNVMEAMAETKALLDRFNEVALKFAEPMDDDEMAALIEEQGELQEQIDAVNGWDLERTLEIAMDALRLPPGDAAVTNLSGGERRRVALCRLLLQKPDLLLLDEPTNHLDAESVAWLERHLEDYEGTVVAVTHDRYFLDNVAGWILELDRGQGIPYEGNYSGWLDQKQKRLEQEGREEAARRRVLQRELEWVRESPRARQAKGQARLNAYENLLAESQQRDEGPSRGRIVIPPGPRLGDLVIEADHLNKAFGDKFLIDDLSFKLPPAGIVGVVGPNGAGKTTLFRMIAEQETPDSGALRIGDTVKLGYVDQSRADLKADANVWEEISGGADTIQMGKREVPSRAYVGAFGFRGADQQKKVGQLSGGERNRVHLAKVLTSGANLLMLDEPSNDLDVDTLRALEDGLAEFAGCAIVISHDRWFLDRIATHILAFEGDSHVEWFQGNYEAYEEDRRRRLGAEADQPHRIKYKPLTR; from the coding sequence TTGGCGGCTTATCAATACGTTTATGTCATGAAGGGTCTCACGAAGACCTATCCCGGTGGGCGCGAGGTGTTGAAGGACATCTGGCTGAGTTTCCTGCCGGGTGCGAAGATCGGTGTCCTCGGCCCCAACGGCGCCGGCAAGTCGACCCTGATGAAGGTCATGGCCGGCATCGAGACCGAGTTCAACGGTGAGGCCTGGGCCGCCGAGGGCGTCAAGGTCGGCTATCTGCCCCAGGAACCGGAGCTTGATGACTCCAAGGACGTCATGGGTAACGTCATGGAGGCAATGGCCGAGACCAAGGCGCTGCTGGATCGGTTCAACGAAGTGGCGCTGAAGTTCGCCGAGCCGATGGACGACGACGAGATGGCGGCGCTGATCGAGGAGCAGGGCGAACTGCAGGAGCAGATCGACGCGGTCAACGGGTGGGATCTCGAGCGCACGCTGGAAATCGCCATGGACGCGCTGCGCCTGCCGCCGGGCGACGCGGCCGTGACCAATCTGTCCGGCGGCGAGCGGCGCCGCGTCGCGCTGTGCCGACTGTTGCTGCAGAAACCCGATCTTCTGCTGCTGGACGAGCCGACCAACCATCTGGACGCCGAGTCCGTCGCCTGGCTGGAGCGCCACCTGGAGGACTACGAGGGTACGGTCGTCGCCGTCACCCATGACCGCTACTTCCTGGACAATGTCGCCGGCTGGATCCTGGAACTGGATCGCGGCCAGGGCATTCCCTATGAAGGCAACTATTCCGGCTGGCTCGATCAGAAGCAGAAACGCTTGGAGCAGGAAGGCCGCGAGGAGGCGGCGCGCCGCCGCGTGCTGCAGCGCGAACTGGAATGGGTGCGCGAAAGCCCGCGCGCCCGCCAGGCCAAGGGCCAGGCGCGTCTGAACGCCTATGAGAATCTGCTCGCCGAAAGCCAGCAGCGCGACGAAGGTCCGTCGCGCGGTCGCATCGTCATTCCGCCCGGCCCGCGCCTGGGCGATCTGGTGATCGAGGCCGATCATTTGAACAAGGCGTTCGGCGACAAGTTCCTGATCGACGACCTGTCGTTCAAGCTGCCGCCGGCCGGCATTGTCGGCGTGGTCGGGCCGAACGGCGCCGGCAAGACGACCCTGTTCCGCATGATCGCCGAACAGGAGACGCCGGACAGCGGCGCCCTGCGCATCGGCGACACGGTGAAGCTGGGTTATGTCGATCAATCGCGGGCCGATCTGAAGGCCGACGCCAATGTGTGGGAAGAGATTTCTGGTGGCGCCGACACGATCCAGATGGGCAAGCGCGAGGTGCCGAGCCGGGCCTATGTCGGCGCGTTCGGTTTTCGCGGCGCCGACCAGCAGAAGAAAGTCGGCCAGCTGTCCGGTGGTGAGCGCAACCGCGTGCACTTGGCGAAGGTGCTGACGTCGGGCGCGAACCTGTTGATGCTGGACGAACCGTCGAACGATCTGGATGTCGACACGCTGCGCGCGCTGGAAGACGGGCTAGCCGAGTTTGCCGGCTGCGCCATCGTCATCAGCCATGATCGCTGGTTCCTGGACCGCATCGCGACCCACATCCTGGCTTTCGAGGGCGACAGCCATGTCGAGTGGTTCCAGGGCAACTACGAAGCCTATGAGGAAGACCGGCGCCGGCGCCTGGGCGCGGAGGCCGACCAGCCCCATCGCATCAAGTACAAACCATTGACACGATGA
- a CDS encoding efflux RND transporter periplasmic adaptor subunit codes for MWGISPRRLSILPLLLVLAAGCDDQESEAKTAEPPKVIVTEAILETVPLYLELTGRTEASITVEIQALVDGHIETRNFVEGSDVARGDTLFVIDQRPYELELEQLLGQQAKDSGSLAFANKQLQRMTELAQDGTVAPERVDQATATAQEAQGTYDSSAAAVANAQLNLAFTTVQAPIDGRVGRILQDVGNVVTGGETVLAELVQMDPMYIYLSLSEAQYLSFREHRDIYDDLPVTIELLDGTKHPHMALLDFVDPGFNPLTGTIAFRAAFPNPDDTMRPGQYAVVRIELAEQPDQVTVPAEAVGQDQAGFYVFVVDEEDKAQMRRVKIGRLYEGRRIIEEGLEAGETVIVKGLQKVRSGTTVRIERDQPSEPVEG; via the coding sequence ATGTGGGGTATCAGTCCGCGTCGCCTGTCGATCCTTCCTCTGTTGCTGGTACTGGCCGCCGGGTGTGACGATCAGGAGTCCGAGGCCAAGACCGCGGAGCCGCCAAAGGTTATCGTAACTGAGGCAATCCTGGAGACGGTGCCGCTCTATCTTGAGCTGACCGGTCGCACGGAAGCATCCATCACCGTTGAGATTCAGGCGCTGGTCGACGGCCATATCGAAACACGCAACTTTGTCGAAGGCAGCGATGTCGCCAGGGGCGACACACTGTTCGTCATCGATCAAAGACCCTACGAACTCGAGCTCGAGCAGTTGCTTGGCCAGCAAGCCAAGGACAGCGGCAGTCTGGCGTTCGCGAACAAGCAGCTGCAACGCATGACGGAACTGGCGCAGGACGGCACGGTCGCGCCGGAACGTGTTGATCAGGCGACCGCTACCGCCCAGGAGGCGCAAGGCACCTACGACAGCAGCGCGGCCGCGGTAGCGAACGCGCAACTCAATCTGGCGTTCACCACCGTCCAGGCGCCGATCGACGGTCGCGTCGGCAGGATCTTGCAAGACGTCGGCAATGTCGTCACCGGCGGCGAGACCGTCCTGGCGGAGCTGGTGCAGATGGATCCGATGTATATCTATCTCAGCCTCAGCGAAGCCCAGTACCTGAGCTTTCGCGAGCACCGGGACATCTACGATGATCTGCCGGTAACGATCGAACTGTTGGACGGCACGAAACACCCGCACATGGCGCTTCTCGACTTCGTCGACCCCGGCTTCAATCCGTTGACGGGCACGATCGCCTTCCGCGCGGCGTTTCCCAATCCCGACGACACGATGCGGCCGGGGCAGTATGCCGTCGTCCGTATCGAATTGGCCGAACAGCCCGACCAGGTGACGGTGCCGGCCGAAGCGGTCGGCCAGGATCAGGCGGGCTTCTACGTCTTTGTTGTCGATGAAGAAGACAAAGCCCAGATGCGGCGGGTCAAGATAGGACGCCTCTATGAGGGCCGGCGCATCATCGAAGAGGGCCTCGAGGCCGGCGAGACCGTCATCGTAAAAGGCCTGCAGAAGGTTAGATCCGGCACGACGGTGCGGATAGAACGAGACCAACCCTCAGAACCCGTCGAGGGCTGA
- a CDS encoding multidrug efflux RND transporter permease subunit, translating into MVSNFFIDRPIFASVIAIIFVLAGLIAIPVLPVGEFPEVVPPTVVVNATYTGASADVVEEAVTTPLEEVINGVEGMVYMSSTSSNDGTSNITVTFEEGYDLNIANIDVDKRVSTAMSNLPDQVVAQGVNVTKEAVDLTIVVNLISPNGTFDSLFMSNYADIHIYERLKRIPGVGKVQVWGQRLYAMRIWLDPQKLASLGLTAGDVFDAVTDQNQQVAAGAIGEPPAPSDQKFELMLTTLGRLETPEQFENIILGTGDDNAIIRVKDVARVELGAEDYTFTSHLDGGQSVGLAISQLPGANALALATGVRALMADLSKDFPEGLEYRVLYDTTEFDREAIHDVIVTLCEAIFLVIIVVVIFLPSLRSALIPLITIPVCLVGTFGMMLALGFSINLLTLFGLVLAVGLVVDDAIVVVENVSRHIELGEKDPKVAARRAMAEVTGPIIATSLVLMAVFIPVALIPGLSGKLYQQFALTIAAAVAISAINALTLSPALCSLLLGSAKPKPKLIQRFDAGFTWFSKRYETAVGKLVRHRKMVMLGFIGLLAATVFMFTIVPAGFIPDEDQGYFIVSLQTPEGTSLGKTQEVVNQGYEVLHRMPGIEGVITFAGFNSLTNTSAPNIGNLFVVLKPWSDRSDANEDVESLIAQAQAKFDDIPGGVFQTYNPPPIFGLSPTGGFQFELEDTTGGSIADLEDIATSLIAAGNARPELEGLFSQYSATTPQLYIDLDREKAMLEGVAISDIFDALQTFLGGAYVNDFNIFGRVYEVYLQADVDARQTQENIGQLYVRNAAGEMVPLSALVTLHPDVGTRTIYHYNLFRALEISGSPAEGYSSSEAIDAMEEVAEQSLPRGYTYEWTGNAYQELQAGDVAPLIFALAVVFAFLFLAAQYESWIMPLMVLLAVPLAMFGALVAQYVRGFDNDLYAQIGLVMLIGLASKGAILIIEFARRRRQDGLGIEEAALEAARIRLRPLLMTAFAFIIGVLPLVLASGAGAAARQSLGTAVFGGMIVATVLSLVLVPVLYVVIERLRERRSR; encoded by the coding sequence ATGGTGAGCAATTTCTTCATCGACAGGCCGATCTTCGCCTCCGTCATCGCGATTATCTTTGTCCTGGCAGGCTTGATCGCGATCCCGGTCCTGCCGGTGGGCGAGTTTCCGGAGGTCGTGCCGCCGACCGTCGTCGTCAACGCCACCTACACCGGCGCCAGCGCCGACGTGGTCGAAGAGGCCGTGACCACGCCGCTGGAAGAGGTGATCAACGGCGTTGAGGGCATGGTCTACATGTCGTCGACCAGCTCCAACGACGGCACCTCCAACATCACGGTCACGTTCGAGGAAGGTTACGATCTCAACATCGCCAATATCGACGTCGACAAACGTGTATCGACCGCGATGTCGAACCTGCCCGACCAGGTGGTGGCGCAAGGCGTGAACGTCACCAAAGAGGCGGTGGATCTGACCATCGTCGTCAACCTTATCTCGCCTAACGGCACATTCGACAGTCTGTTCATGTCGAACTACGCCGACATCCACATCTACGAACGGCTGAAGCGGATTCCAGGCGTCGGCAAGGTTCAGGTGTGGGGGCAACGGCTTTACGCCATGCGCATCTGGCTCGACCCGCAGAAGCTTGCCAGCCTGGGCCTGACCGCCGGTGACGTCTTCGACGCCGTCACCGATCAGAACCAGCAGGTTGCCGCCGGTGCCATTGGTGAGCCACCGGCGCCATCGGACCAGAAGTTCGAGCTGATGCTGACGACACTGGGGCGACTGGAGACACCTGAGCAGTTCGAGAACATCATCCTTGGCACCGGTGACGACAACGCGATCATCCGCGTGAAAGACGTGGCGCGTGTGGAGCTGGGGGCAGAAGACTACACGTTCACCTCACATCTCGACGGTGGGCAGAGCGTCGGGCTTGCCATCTCGCAGCTGCCGGGCGCCAACGCCTTGGCGCTGGCGACGGGCGTACGTGCCCTGATGGCCGACTTATCGAAGGACTTTCCGGAAGGCCTGGAGTACCGCGTCCTCTACGACACCACGGAGTTTGACCGCGAAGCGATCCACGATGTGATCGTCACACTGTGCGAGGCGATCTTTCTCGTCATCATCGTCGTTGTCATCTTTCTGCCCAGCCTGCGTTCCGCGCTGATTCCGCTGATCACCATCCCGGTGTGTCTTGTCGGCACGTTCGGCATGATGTTGGCGCTCGGCTTCTCAATCAATCTGCTGACCCTGTTCGGCCTCGTGCTTGCCGTCGGGTTGGTGGTGGATGACGCGATCGTGGTGGTCGAGAACGTCTCACGGCACATCGAATTGGGCGAGAAGGACCCGAAGGTGGCGGCGCGGCGTGCCATGGCCGAAGTAACCGGCCCCATCATCGCGACCTCGCTGGTCTTGATGGCGGTCTTCATTCCCGTCGCGTTGATACCAGGCTTGTCCGGCAAGCTCTATCAACAGTTCGCCTTGACCATTGCTGCGGCTGTCGCGATCTCGGCGATCAATGCGCTGACCCTGAGCCCGGCCTTGTGCAGCCTCCTCCTCGGTAGCGCCAAGCCGAAGCCCAAACTGATACAGCGCTTCGATGCCGGCTTTACCTGGTTCTCCAAACGCTACGAGACGGCCGTGGGTAAGCTGGTACGCCATCGCAAAATGGTGATGCTCGGTTTCATCGGGCTGCTCGCCGCGACCGTTTTCATGTTCACGATCGTCCCGGCCGGATTCATTCCCGACGAGGATCAGGGCTACTTCATCGTCAGCCTGCAGACGCCCGAAGGCACCTCGCTTGGAAAGACCCAGGAGGTCGTCAACCAAGGCTACGAAGTCCTGCACCGGATGCCCGGCATCGAGGGCGTGATCACCTTCGCCGGCTTCAATTCACTGACGAACACGTCAGCGCCCAATATCGGCAACCTGTTTGTCGTGCTCAAACCCTGGAGCGACCGCAGCGACGCCAACGAGGACGTTGAGTCGCTGATCGCCCAAGCCCAGGCCAAGTTTGACGACATCCCCGGCGGCGTTTTTCAGACATACAACCCGCCACCGATCTTCGGTTTGTCACCGACCGGCGGCTTTCAGTTTGAACTGGAGGACACGACCGGCGGATCCATCGCCGACTTGGAGGATATCGCGACAAGCCTGATCGCGGCCGGCAACGCGCGCCCAGAGCTGGAAGGGCTGTTCAGCCAGTACTCGGCTACCACGCCACAGCTCTACATCGACCTCGATCGCGAAAAGGCCATGCTTGAAGGCGTGGCGATCAGCGATATCTTCGATGCGCTGCAGACCTTCCTCGGTGGCGCCTATGTCAACGACTTCAACATCTTCGGGCGCGTCTATGAAGTCTATCTGCAGGCCGATGTCGACGCGCGGCAAACGCAGGAGAACATCGGGCAACTCTATGTGCGCAACGCGGCCGGCGAGATGGTCCCGCTCAGCGCCCTGGTGACCCTGCATCCGGATGTCGGCACGCGGACCATCTATCACTACAACCTCTTCCGCGCGTTGGAGATAAGCGGCTCGCCGGCCGAGGGCTACAGTTCGAGCGAGGCAATCGACGCGATGGAGGAAGTCGCCGAGCAGAGCCTGCCGCGTGGCTACACCTACGAATGGACCGGCAACGCCTATCAGGAACTCCAGGCCGGCGACGTGGCGCCACTGATCTTCGCGCTGGCGGTGGTGTTCGCCTTCCTCTTCCTGGCCGCCCAGTACGAAAGCTGGATCATGCCGTTGATGGTGCTGCTGGCCGTGCCGCTTGCCATGTTCGGCGCCCTGGTGGCGCAGTATGTGCGCGGCTTCGACAACGATCTCTATGCGCAGATCGGCCTGGTGATGCTGATCGGTCTGGCCAGCAAGGGCGCGATCCTGATCATCGAGTTCGCGCGGCGCCGCCGCCAGGACGGTCTGGGTATCGAGGAGGCGGCGTTGGAGGCGGCCCGCATCCGCCTGCGGCCGCTCTTGATGACAGCCTTCGCGTTCATCATCGGCGTGCTGCCGCTGGTCCTCGCCAGCGGCGCCGGTGCCGCGGCCCGCCAGTCGCTGGGCACCGCGGTGTTCGGCGGCATGATTGTCGCGACCGTGCTTAGCCTCGTGCTGGTCCCGGTCCTTTATGTGGTGATCGAGCGGTTGCGCGAGAGGCGTTCAAGGTAA
- a CDS encoding FAD-binding oxidoreductase — protein MADLFADGFKETPYWWDLAPHDETDEQMPPAEADVVIIGSGNVGLSCALSLARLGRKAVVLDAEAVGHGASTRNAGYLGRGLAFKYSDLAAKLGRDAAAELATMAVTAHDYAAGLIRDEQITCYYRDSGRFLAAPSKRFYDKLAKDLDMMRADGVPIDAEMIPPERQHEEIASDIYHGGQILRGNGIIHPGLYHRGLVERVRAQGADVIGYCPATSVDRSGGGFSVATPRGTIRARDVVVATNGYTPKALPWHRRRVVPISAFMVATEAITPELMATILPRGRPLLEICNTPIWIRPNEDGTRILFGGTTGEELGNLHDKARRLYQEMTRVVPALDGVKLTHCWTGKVAFSFDMLPHTGTHDGIHYALGWCAVGVPLGTYLGHQTALRIAGDPASATPLDDRPFPTRPFYYGTPWFLPLVVGWRKWQDRRMLRE, from the coding sequence ATGGCCGACCTCTTTGCCGACGGTTTCAAGGAAACGCCCTACTGGTGGGACTTGGCGCCGCACGACGAGACCGACGAACAGATGCCACCGGCCGAGGCCGACGTGGTTATCATCGGCTCCGGCAATGTCGGGCTCTCCTGCGCGCTTTCCCTGGCGCGATTAGGCAGAAAGGCGGTCGTGCTGGACGCCGAGGCGGTCGGCCATGGCGCCAGCACGCGCAATGCCGGCTATCTGGGGCGCGGCCTCGCCTTCAAGTACAGCGATCTTGCCGCCAAGCTCGGTCGCGATGCGGCGGCGGAACTCGCCACCATGGCGGTCACCGCTCACGACTATGCCGCCGGCCTGATCCGCGACGAGCAGATCACCTGCTACTACCGCGACAGCGGCCGGTTTCTGGCGGCGCCCTCCAAGCGCTTCTACGACAAGCTCGCCAAAGACCTCGACATGATGCGCGCCGACGGCGTTCCCATCGACGCGGAGATGATCCCGCCCGAGCGCCAGCATGAGGAGATCGCCAGCGACATCTATCACGGCGGCCAGATCCTGCGCGGCAACGGCATCATCCATCCGGGCCTCTATCATCGCGGCCTGGTCGAGCGGGTCCGCGCCCAGGGCGCCGATGTCATCGGCTACTGTCCAGCGACGTCGGTCGACCGATCAGGTGGCGGGTTCTCGGTCGCCACGCCCAGGGGGACCATTCGGGCGCGCGATGTCGTCGTGGCGACCAACGGTTACACGCCTAAGGCGCTGCCCTGGCATCGCCGTCGCGTCGTGCCGATCTCCGCCTTCATGGTCGCCACCGAGGCGATCACGCCCGAGCTCATGGCGACGATTCTGCCTCGGGGTCGGCCGCTCCTGGAGATCTGCAACACGCCGATTTGGATCCGGCCGAACGAAGACGGCACCCGTATCCTCTTCGGCGGCACGACGGGCGAGGAGCTCGGCAATCTGCATGACAAGGCGCGCCGCCTCTATCAGGAGATGACACGCGTCGTGCCGGCGCTCGACGGCGTCAAGCTCACACACTGCTGGACGGGAAAGGTCGCCTTCAGCTTCGACATGCTGCCGCACACCGGCACCCATGACGGCATCCACTACGCGCTCGGCTGGTGCGCGGTGGGCGTGCCGCTGGGCACCTATCTGGGCCACCAGACGGCGCTGCGCATCGCGGGCGACCCCGCCTCGGCCACACCCCTGGACGATCGGCCGTTCCCGACCCGCCCCTTCTATTACGGCACGCCGTGGTTCCTGCCGCTCGTCGTTGGTTGGCGCAAATGGCAGGACCGCAGGATGCTGCGCGAGTAG
- a CDS encoding GDSL-type esterase/lipase family protein: MRDLRICFVGDSYINGSGDEAGLGWIGRLCERRFSGAYRLTFYDLGIRGQTTDEIRDRWKDECLARFSEGADNRIVLQFGINDVAEVRGVGRRVAEDASVANAEAIVGEARDLAPVLWVGLPPANVACSPMRPSEGLELDFKQETAVALNQRFMALAAKLGVPYLDIQTPLLADRRYRESLTRGDRMHCDGSGYAIMADLVDAWQAWSRWFETNTFGRGTGAS, translated from the coding sequence ATGCGTGACTTGCGCATCTGCTTCGTGGGCGACAGTTACATCAACGGCTCCGGCGACGAAGCGGGGCTGGGCTGGATCGGACGTTTGTGCGAGCGGCGGTTCTCGGGTGCCTATCGCCTGACCTTCTATGATCTCGGCATCCGGGGCCAAACCACCGATGAGATCCGCGATCGCTGGAAAGATGAATGCCTGGCGCGTTTCTCCGAGGGCGCCGACAACCGTATCGTGCTCCAGTTCGGCATCAACGACGTCGCGGAGGTGAGGGGTGTTGGCCGCCGCGTCGCGGAGGATGCCTCCGTCGCGAACGCCGAAGCGATTGTCGGCGAGGCCCGTGACTTGGCGCCGGTCCTGTGGGTCGGTCTTCCGCCGGCAAACGTGGCGTGTTCGCCGATGCGCCCCAGCGAAGGTCTGGAGCTCGATTTCAAGCAGGAAACCGCCGTCGCGCTCAATCAGCGTTTCATGGCGTTGGCCGCCAAGCTCGGCGTGCCCTATCTCGACATTCAAACGCCGCTTCTGGCCGACCGCCGCTATAGGGAGAGCCTGACGCGAGGCGATCGGATGCACTGCGACGGATCCGGCTACGCCATCATGGCCGATCTCGTCGATGCGTGGCAGGCTTGGTCACGTTGGTTCGAAACAAACACCTTTGGCAGGGGCACGGGGGCCAGTTGA
- a CDS encoding aminomethyltransferase family protein: MFTSDYITSHPSVPVASDRFESSPFLDKHITPNAMFTVYAGRLVAFMTDVDPADDYWRLRQQAGLFDIPERPIEIAGPDSLRLLETIFSRTIATLKVNRARYAVACLPDGGILMDGVVIRLADDRFWYVVADGEFDLWLKAHAYGLDVQIKDPQSWVLQIQGPTSLDVLDSVTGGAVGQGLGYFHTAMVDMGGQKVLVSRTGWTGELGFEVYTQGDKTDCPALWDHLIAKGEPHGLAFCNPVAMGIRRVEAGILNNGSDMDATMTPFAAGLGRFVELDKPDFIGREALQDADQTCLLLGLICRDAGADFGRFGLTFAPGADVYDGNRQVAQLTAKHWSPSLNAGIAYVRFDEPGDWVGRTLALDSHDGTRLSCEIVPLPFYDPAKEIARGIDRTIPKRPG, translated from the coding sequence ATGTTCACCTCAGACTACATCACCTCACACCCCTCCGTTCCTGTCGCCTCGGACCGGTTCGAAAGCTCGCCCTTCCTCGACAAGCACATCACGCCAAACGCCATGTTCACCGTTTACGCGGGCCGGCTCGTCGCGTTCATGACAGACGTTGATCCGGCTGACGACTACTGGCGTTTGAGGCAGCAGGCTGGTCTGTTCGACATTCCCGAACGTCCGATCGAGATCGCCGGACCGGACAGCCTGCGACTTCTCGAGACAATCTTCTCGCGCACCATCGCGACACTGAAGGTCAATCGCGCGCGCTATGCGGTCGCGTGCCTTCCCGACGGCGGCATCCTTATGGACGGCGTGGTGATACGCCTAGCCGACGATAGATTCTGGTATGTCGTGGCCGATGGCGAGTTCGACCTTTGGCTCAAAGCTCATGCCTATGGCCTGGACGTCCAGATCAAGGACCCGCAGTCCTGGGTGCTGCAGATTCAGGGCCCGACATCGCTGGATGTTCTCGACAGCGTGACCGGCGGGGCGGTCGGGCAAGGGCTCGGCTACTTCCACACGGCCATGGTCGATATGGGCGGCCAGAAAGTCCTGGTGTCCCGCACGGGCTGGACCGGCGAACTCGGGTTCGAGGTCTATACGCAGGGCGACAAGACCGACTGTCCGGCCCTGTGGGATCATCTGATCGCCAAGGGCGAGCCGCACGGATTGGCGTTCTGCAACCCGGTGGCCATGGGAATCCGGCGGGTCGAAGCCGGTATTCTCAACAACGGATCGGACATGGATGCGACCATGACACCGTTTGCCGCGGGGCTGGGCCGTTTTGTCGAACTCGACAAGCCCGACTTCATCGGCCGTGAGGCGCTGCAGGACGCGGATCAGACCTGTTTGTTGCTGGGGCTGATCTGTCGTGACGCCGGGGCAGATTTCGGGCGGTTCGGCCTGACGTTTGCCCCAGGTGCCGACGTCTATGACGGAAACAGACAGGTCGCCCAGCTGACGGCCAAGCATTGGTCGCCGAGCCTCAACGCCGGCATCGCTTATGTCCGGTTCGACGAACCCGGCGATTGGGTCGGCCGCACGCTCGCGCTCGACTCACATGACGGCACACGCCTATCGTGCGAGATCGTGCCGTTGCCGTTTTATGACCCCGCCAAAGAGATCGCACGCGGCATCGACCGGACCATTCCCAAGCGACCGGGCTGA